The Fibrobacter sp. UWB4 genome includes a window with the following:
- a CDS encoding amino acid ABC transporter ATP-binding protein, giving the protein MDSQVQSVIINDAPLDSSPILEVKHLKKSFGDLHVLKDISFDLNAGEVLSIIGPSGSGKSTLLRCLTQLETFEAGEVRVDGKDMVVPGSCIGGKIKYAPAKTLRDIRLSTGLVFQNFNLFPHLTVLQNLTLAPIRVLGENREKARELARFLLKQMGLEGKEKSYPCELSGGQQQRVSIARALALKPKILFFDEPTSALDPELTGEVLKIIKKLAEDRMTMVIVTHEMAFARDVANKIMFMDQGVVVEQGTPDFVFNQSQNKRLSAFLERFSRT; this is encoded by the coding sequence ATGGATTCTCAAGTTCAGTCTGTTATTATCAATGACGCACCTCTAGATTCTTCTCCGATTCTCGAAGTCAAACATTTGAAGAAGTCCTTTGGCGACTTGCATGTGCTCAAGGACATTTCGTTTGATCTCAATGCGGGCGAGGTCCTTTCGATTATCGGTCCTTCCGGTTCCGGCAAGAGCACTCTCCTCCGTTGCCTCACGCAGCTCGAGACGTTTGAAGCGGGAGAGGTGCGTGTCGATGGCAAGGACATGGTCGTACCCGGTTCTTGCATTGGTGGTAAAATCAAGTACGCTCCTGCAAAGACTCTCCGTGACATTCGACTTTCTACGGGCCTTGTGTTCCAGAACTTTAACTTGTTCCCGCACTTGACCGTACTCCAGAACTTGACGCTTGCGCCGATCCGCGTACTCGGAGAAAATCGTGAAAAGGCCCGTGAGCTTGCCCGATTCCTGCTTAAGCAGATGGGGCTCGAAGGCAAGGAAAAGTCTTATCCGTGTGAACTTTCGGGCGGCCAGCAACAGCGCGTGTCCATTGCGCGGGCGCTTGCGTTAAAGCCTAAGATTCTCTTCTTTGATGAGCCGACGAGCGCATTGGACCCAGAACTCACGGGCGAAGTCCTCAAGATTATCAAGAAACTTGCTGAAGACCGCATGACGATGGTCATCGTGACGCACGAAATGGCTTTTGCACGTGATGTGGCGAACAAGATCATGTTCATGGACCAGGGCGTTGTCGTGGAACAGGGAACTCCTGATTTTGTGTTCAACCAGTCTCAGAACAAGCGCTTGAGTGCATTCCTGGAAAGATTTTCAAGAACATAA
- the ndk gene encoding nucleoside-diphosphate kinase, producing MEMTFAMIKPNAVKSGLVGRIIDRYISAGLSVCAVKMHQMTSEDARGFYAEHVEKPFFPELEAYMTKGPSVMLALGGENAIAKVRAINGATNPAKAEPGTLRYDFAPSMTENVVHSSDSSASAERELDFWFKKEERYAYEMPSLKACCVL from the coding sequence ATGGAAATGACATTTGCAATGATCAAGCCGAACGCAGTCAAGTCTGGCTTGGTTGGTCGTATTATCGATCGCTACATCAGTGCCGGTCTCTCTGTCTGCGCCGTCAAGATGCACCAGATGACCTCCGAAGATGCACGCGGTTTCTACGCTGAACACGTCGAAAAGCCGTTCTTCCCGGAACTCGAAGCCTACATGACCAAGGGCCCGTCCGTGATGCTTGCTCTCGGTGGCGAAAACGCAATTGCAAAGGTCCGCGCCATTAACGGTGCTACCAATCCGGCCAAGGCGGAACCGGGTACCCTCCGCTACGATTTTGCTCCTTCCATGACCGAAAACGTCGTTCACAGCTCCGATAGTTCGGCTTCTGCAGAACGCGAACTCGACTTCTGGTTCAAGAAGGAAGAACGCTACGCTTACGAAATGCCTTCTCTCAAGGCCTGCTGCGTCCTCTAA
- a CDS encoding amino acid ABC transporter permease: MSDLSSLLPILWGGFCTTLAIFALTLLFSIPLGLLVAVLKMSRYRIVRYPVSFYISVMRGTPLLLQIVAIYFGSYYLSEYTGVEFSFDRFPAVIVAFSINYAAYFAEIFRGGIQSIPKGQYEAAAMLGLTRGQTFYRIILPQVVKRVVPASANEVITLVKDTSLAQVIAVTELFALAKKQQAAYASIYPLFVAGVFYYIANLILSVVFAYVERKLNYYK, encoded by the coding sequence ATGTCTGACTTAAGCTCTTTACTCCCGATTCTCTGGGGCGGTTTCTGCACGACGCTCGCGATTTTCGCGCTCACGTTGTTGTTCTCGATTCCGCTCGGCTTGCTTGTAGCGGTTCTCAAGATGAGCCGCTACCGCATTGTGCGTTACCCGGTATCGTTCTACATCTCGGTGATGCGTGGCACTCCGCTACTTCTCCAGATTGTAGCGATCTACTTTGGCTCGTACTACTTGAGCGAATACACGGGAGTGGAGTTCTCGTTTGACCGCTTCCCGGCGGTGATTGTCGCGTTCTCGATAAACTACGCGGCTTACTTTGCCGAAATCTTCCGCGGTGGCATCCAGTCGATTCCGAAGGGGCAGTACGAGGCGGCTGCAATGCTTGGCCTTACGCGCGGTCAGACGTTTTACCGCATCATTCTTCCGCAGGTGGTCAAGCGCGTTGTACCTGCAAGTGCAAACGAAGTCATCACGCTTGTGAAGGATACTTCCTTGGCGCAGGTGATTGCCGTGACGGAACTTTTTGCGCTTGCGAAAAAGCAGCAGGCTGCTTACGCGAGCATTTATCCGTTGTTTGTGGCGGGCGTGTTCTACTACATCGCAAATTTGATTTTGAGCGTTGTCTTTGCTTACGTTGAACGTAAGTTGAATTACTACAAGTGA
- a CDS encoding porin family protein yields MKKLMIASAIALMCFSANAFAEDDGYGNDIPTAREEGTVDDGYGNKLPSSGESEFKSFTDARSSSNGNSQSRQLNIGGHFGFGLGTYWDYPTQLGSNEWFGLAFDLGGVLKYRVNDMLAVVPELNIGFIHSSRKVAEGYWYGGYNINETRLLVNLNIPVTARFTPVPYAYLEAGLRMNFNFATGHSLDASDQSTGQTFDSEDLDTWEVKTFVPSVVAGLGGTIKVKNHEMDLGLRLNLDVSGIQKDNKFYGMEDNSKIWNIQFVLNYYLY; encoded by the coding sequence ATGAAAAAACTCATGATTGCATCCGCTATTGCCTTGATGTGCTTTAGCGCAAACGCTTTTGCTGAAGATGATGGCTACGGTAACGATATCCCGACTGCAAGGGAAGAAGGTACCGTTGATGATGGCTATGGAAACAAGCTTCCGTCGTCTGGTGAATCCGAATTCAAGAGCTTCACTGATGCCCGCTCGTCGTCTAATGGCAACAGCCAGTCTCGACAGCTCAACATTGGTGGCCACTTTGGCTTTGGCCTCGGTACTTACTGGGATTATCCCACGCAATTGGGCAGTAACGAGTGGTTTGGCCTGGCCTTTGATCTTGGTGGTGTGCTCAAGTATCGCGTCAATGACATGCTTGCCGTCGTGCCTGAATTGAACATCGGCTTTATCCATTCTTCTAGAAAGGTGGCTGAAGGTTATTGGTATGGTGGTTACAATATTAACGAAACTCGTCTTCTCGTCAATTTGAACATCCCAGTCACAGCACGCTTTACTCCGGTCCCTTATGCATATCTTGAAGCAGGCCTTCGCATGAACTTTAACTTTGCTACAGGCCATAGCTTGGATGCAAGCGATCAGTCAACTGGACAGACTTTTGATAGCGAAGACTTGGATACCTGGGAAGTCAAGACTTTTGTTCCGTCCGTTGTCGCAGGTCTTGGCGGTACGATCAAGGTTAAAAACCACGAAATGGATTTGGGCCTTCGTTTGAACCTTGACGTTAGCGGTATTCAGAAGGACAATAAGTTCTACGGAATGGAAGATAATTCCAAGATTTGGAATATCCAGTTCGTGCTGAACTACTACTTGTACTAA
- a CDS encoding succinate dehydrogenase/fumarate reductase iron-sulfur subunit — MSGLNLTLKIWRQKDAKTKGQFETVKINDVSPDMSFLEMLDIVNEEQMKQGKEGFAFDHDCREGICGMCSLVINGMPHGPDHATTTCQLHMRKFKDGDTIVIEPWRAAAFPVIRDCAVDRTAFDRIIAAGGFVSVNTGAAPEASTIPVPKADADRAFDAAACIGCGACVAACKNASAMLFVSAKVSHLSFLPQGKVEAKKRVLAMVAQMDKEGFGNCTNLYECQAACPKGITVDYIAKMNREYLGATVTYAEKVYGKD; from the coding sequence ATGAGCGGACTGAATTTGACTTTGAAGATTTGGCGTCAGAAGGATGCCAAGACCAAGGGACAGTTCGAAACTGTCAAGATCAACGATGTTTCTCCGGACATGTCCTTCCTGGAAATGCTCGACATTGTGAACGAAGAACAGATGAAGCAGGGCAAGGAAGGCTTCGCTTTCGACCACGACTGCCGTGAAGGTATCTGTGGTATGTGCTCTCTCGTCATCAACGGTATGCCGCACGGTCCTGACCATGCAACGACTACCTGCCAGCTTCACATGCGCAAGTTCAAGGATGGCGATACCATCGTGATCGAACCGTGGCGCGCTGCCGCATTCCCGGTTATCCGTGACTGCGCTGTTGACCGTACCGCTTTCGACCGCATCATCGCTGCCGGTGGCTTTGTTTCTGTGAACACTGGTGCCGCTCCTGAAGCATCCACGATCCCGGTTCCGAAGGCTGATGCCGACCGTGCATTCGACGCTGCCGCTTGCATTGGTTGCGGTGCTTGCGTCGCTGCATGTAAGAACGCATCTGCTATGCTCTTCGTCTCCGCTAAGGTTTCTCACCTCAGCTTCTTGCCGCAGGGCAAGGTCGAAGCAAAGAAGCGCGTTTTGGCCATGGTCGCTCAGATGGACAAGGAAGGCTTCGGCAATTGCACGAACCTTTACGAATGCCAGGCTGCCTGCCCGAAGGGTATCACCGTCGATTACATCGCCAAGATGAACCGCGAATACCTCGGCGCCACCGTGACCTACGCCGAAAAGGTGTACGGCAAGGATTAA
- a CDS encoding amino acid ABC transporter substrate-binding protein, protein MKKIFAILATVACAAFLSACNDQKSETKAAADESFNKVKAAGVFVLGLDDSFPPMGFRDKDNNIVGFDIDLATEVCARLGIKLKTQPISWDAKEQELNTGKIDCIWNGMSVDSARAKAMNLSDAYLKNRMIFTVKDKSLANLAALAGKKIAVQNGSTAQKLLDASDAGKAAKEIVPFDDNQTALMDLDKGGVDAVFLDEIVAKYWIVTNAKPYIVLEEGLSDEVYAVGFRKKDQALRDSVNNVLAAMKADGKFAEISAKWFGK, encoded by the coding sequence ATGAAAAAGATTTTTGCAATTCTTGCGACGGTAGCTTGCGCTGCTTTCCTTTCTGCTTGCAACGACCAGAAGTCCGAAACTAAGGCCGCTGCCGACGAATCCTTCAACAAGGTCAAGGCTGCTGGCGTGTTCGTGCTCGGCCTCGACGATTCCTTCCCGCCGATGGGTTTTCGCGATAAGGACAACAACATCGTGGGTTTCGATATCGACCTCGCGACTGAAGTTTGCGCTCGTCTGGGCATCAAGCTCAAAACGCAGCCGATTTCCTGGGATGCTAAGGAACAGGAACTGAACACCGGCAAGATTGACTGCATCTGGAACGGCATGAGCGTTGACTCTGCACGTGCTAAGGCCATGAACTTGAGCGATGCTTATCTCAAGAACCGCATGATTTTCACGGTGAAGGACAAGTCTCTTGCAAACCTCGCAGCTCTCGCTGGCAAGAAGATTGCCGTGCAGAACGGCTCTACCGCTCAGAAGCTTTTGGATGCTTCCGATGCTGGTAAGGCAGCCAAGGAAATCGTCCCGTTTGACGACAACCAGACAGCTCTCATGGATTTGGACAAGGGCGGTGTCGATGCCGTATTCCTCGATGAAATCGTTGCCAAGTACTGGATTGTCACGAACGCTAAGCCGTACATCGTCTTGGAAGAAGGCCTTTCCGACGAAGTCTACGCTGTGGGCTTCCGCAAGAAGGACCAGGCTCTCCGCGATTCCGTGAACAACGTCCTCGCTGCGATGAAGGCCGACGGCAAGTTCGCCGAAATCTCCGCCAAGTGGTTCGGCAAATAA
- a CDS encoding fumarate reductase/succinate dehydrogenase flavoprotein subunit, which translates to MILDSKIPGGSIEEKWTKHKFELKLVNPANKRKFTVIVVGTGLAGASAAASLGELGYNVKSFCIQDSPRRAHSIAAQGGINAAKNYKNDGDSVYRLFYDTVKGGDFRAREANVHRLAENSNLIIDQCVAQGVPFGREYGGLLDNRSFGGTQVSRTFYARGQTGQQLLLGAYQALMRQVAAGKVKMFPRREMMDLVVIDGKARGIIVRNLITGELESHVADAVCLCTGGYGNVYYLSTNAQGSNVTAAFRAYKRGALFANPCYTQIHPTCIPRHGDLQSKLTLMSESLRNDGRIWVPRKAGDTRSPDQIPEEDRYYYLEEKYPSFGNLVPRDVASRNAKQVCDAGLGVGNTKQAVYLDFADAIQRMGVAGVSAKYGNLFQMYEKITDEDPYKVPMRIFPAIHYTMGGLWVDYDLMSTIPGCFVLGEANFSDHGANRLGASALMQGLSDGYFVIPFTIGGYFAGTKLEKVSESDAAFEDCKKQTEERIHKLLSIKGHRTVNDIHRELGNIMWEYVGMARNEAGLKTALEKIPALRQEFWENVNVLGSEGSFNQNLERAGRVADFLEFAEVLTLDALHRKESCGGHFREESQTPEGEAKRDDENFCYVGAWEYKGDGIAPELSKEPLTFDNVHLATRSYK; encoded by the coding sequence ATGATTCTTGATTCTAAAATCCCCGGTGGTTCCATCGAAGAAAAGTGGACCAAGCACAAGTTCGAACTCAAGCTCGTGAACCCGGCTAACAAGCGTAAGTTCACAGTGATCGTCGTGGGTACTGGCCTTGCAGGTGCATCTGCTGCCGCATCCCTCGGTGAACTTGGTTACAATGTCAAGTCTTTCTGCATCCAGGATAGCCCGCGCCGTGCACACTCCATTGCTGCACAGGGCGGTATCAACGCTGCTAAGAACTACAAAAACGATGGCGACTCCGTTTATCGTTTGTTCTACGATACCGTTAAGGGTGGTGACTTCCGTGCTCGCGAAGCTAACGTGCACCGCTTGGCCGAAAACTCGAACCTCATCATCGACCAGTGCGTCGCTCAGGGCGTTCCGTTCGGTCGTGAATACGGTGGACTTTTGGACAACCGCTCTTTCGGTGGTACGCAGGTTTCCCGTACGTTCTACGCTCGTGGCCAGACGGGTCAGCAGCTCCTCCTCGGTGCATACCAGGCTCTCATGCGCCAGGTTGCCGCCGGTAAGGTCAAGATGTTCCCGCGTCGCGAAATGATGGACCTCGTCGTGATCGACGGCAAGGCACGCGGTATCATCGTCCGTAACCTCATCACTGGCGAACTCGAAAGCCACGTTGCAGACGCTGTCTGCCTTTGCACTGGTGGTTATGGTAACGTCTACTACCTCTCCACGAACGCTCAGGGTTCCAACGTCACGGCTGCATTCCGTGCATACAAGCGCGGCGCTCTCTTTGCAAACCCGTGCTACACGCAGATCCACCCGACCTGCATTCCGCGCCATGGCGACCTTCAGTCCAAGCTCACCTTGATGAGTGAATCTCTCCGTAACGACGGTCGTATCTGGGTTCCGCGCAAGGCTGGCGACACCCGTTCTCCGGACCAGATCCCGGAAGAAGATCGTTACTACTACCTCGAAGAAAAGTACCCGAGCTTCGGTAACCTCGTTCCGCGTGACGTGGCTTCCCGTAACGCCAAGCAGGTCTGCGATGCAGGTCTCGGCGTGGGTAACACCAAGCAGGCTGTGTACCTCGACTTCGCCGACGCTATCCAGCGTATGGGCGTTGCAGGCGTCTCTGCCAAGTACGGCAACCTCTTCCAGATGTACGAAAAGATCACAGACGAAGACCCGTACAAGGTCCCGATGCGTATCTTCCCGGCTATCCACTACACCATGGGTGGCCTCTGGGTTGACTATGATTTGATGTCCACCATCCCGGGCTGCTTCGTTCTCGGTGAAGCAAACTTCTCCGACCACGGTGCAAACCGCCTCGGTGCATCTGCTCTTATGCAGGGCCTCTCCGACGGTTACTTCGTGATTCCGTTCACCATCGGTGGTTACTTCGCAGGTACCAAGCTCGAAAAGGTCTCTGAATCCGATGCCGCTTTCGAAGACTGCAAGAAGCAGACCGAAGAACGCATCCACAAGCTCCTCTCCATCAAGGGTCACCGCACTGTTAACGATATCCATCGTGAACTCGGTAACATCATGTGGGAATACGTTGGCATGGCTCGTAACGAAGCCGGCCTCAAGACGGCTCTCGAAAAGATTCCGGCACTCCGTCAGGAATTCTGGGAAAACGTCAACGTGCTCGGCTCCGAAGGTTCCTTCAACCAGAACCTCGAACGTGCTGGCCGCGTTGCTGACTTCCTCGAATTCGCCGAAGTCCTCACTCTCGACGCTCTCCATCGTAAAGAATCTTGCGGTGGCCACTTCCGTGAAGAAAGCCAGACTCCGGAAGGCGAAGCAAAGCGCGATGACGAAAACTTCTGCTACGTCGGTGCTTGGGAATACAAGGGCGACGGTATCGCACCGGAACTCTCCAAGGAACCTCTTACCTTTGATAACGTCCACCTTGCTACTAGGAGCTACAAATAA
- the radC gene encoding DNA repair protein RadC, translated as MLQSVDSFFFEKGGSKNLKKACLYNRNLYRRKSMNHNQVALFSKTGYNLMPREKMEHIGVSALSNEELLSIILGSGTRECNVFELSRRLSNFLSTETSVPTLDRLKKIRGLGKVKAAQILACLELSGRFILSDKAIPVSVPEDVLSRLSYMKYESQEHLVVVSLNSANYIIRVHELTTGLVNQTPVHPREAFALAIEDRAVSVIFAHNHPSGSLEPSSEDMSITRLLCASGKILQIPVLDHIIIGKSGFTSLCRCFPEIFESTFFK; from the coding sequence ATGCTGCAAAGTGTGGATTCCTTTTTTTTTGAAAAAGGTGGCTCAAAAAATCTGAAAAAAGCGTGTTTATATAATAGAAACCTTTATAGGAGAAAATCCATGAACCACAATCAGGTTGCGCTTTTTTCAAAAACAGGATATAACTTGATGCCACGAGAAAAAATGGAACATATCGGAGTCAGTGCCTTAAGTAACGAAGAGCTGTTGTCCATTATTCTTGGGAGCGGAACTCGCGAATGCAATGTGTTTGAGCTGTCTAGGCGGCTTTCTAATTTTTTATCGACGGAAACGTCTGTTCCTACGCTTGACCGCCTTAAGAAAATTCGTGGACTTGGAAAAGTCAAGGCGGCACAGATTTTGGCCTGTCTGGAACTTTCGGGGCGCTTCATTTTAAGCGACAAGGCGATACCCGTTTCGGTCCCGGAAGATGTCCTTTCGCGCTTGTCGTACATGAAATACGAATCGCAGGAACACCTGGTGGTTGTTTCGCTAAATTCTGCTAATTACATCATTCGCGTCCATGAGCTTACGACGGGGCTTGTGAACCAGACACCCGTGCATCCGCGCGAGGCTTTTGCATTAGCCATTGAGGATCGCGCGGTATCGGTGATTTTTGCCCACAATCATCCTTCCGGATCGCTGGAGCCGAGTTCCGAGGACATGTCGATTACGCGGCTTCTCTGCGCTTCTGGTAAAATTTTGCAAATACCCGTTCTGGACCATATTATCATAGGTAAAAGTGGGTTTACAAGTTTATGCCGCTGTTTCCCAGAAATCTTTGAAAGCACATTTTTTAAGTGA
- a CDS encoding succinate dehydrogenase cytochrome b subunit: protein MQWIIKYLTSSIGKKQIMGCTGAFLALFIFGHMCGNFQLLNFDQAAAQASYNAYTEFLTGFNPLHFPVKMIYLVELVLVAAFAIHIFLAIKLKIENKKARGGIEYEVNARKGKKTFATFTMIWSGLFILGFLIQHLMMLKFGEHYLYVNDKGEIIRDMWLTTIQMFANPGWAAFYVVSMFVIGLHLFHAISSAFQTMGIAHQKWTPIIDIAGIVYSVVVALGFGITAVASYYLANQPETQALIEKSRSLQPQYEQQKKAKADKAAFVIPSVGEVQVSFNIEK, encoded by the coding sequence ATGCAATGGATCATCAAGTATCTTACCTCGTCCATTGGTAAGAAGCAGATCATGGGATGCACAGGCGCCTTTCTGGCTCTGTTCATCTTTGGCCACATGTGTGGCAACTTCCAGCTCTTGAACTTCGACCAGGCTGCGGCACAGGCGTCTTACAACGCTTATACCGAATTCCTGACCGGATTCAACCCGCTCCACTTCCCGGTGAAGATGATTTACCTCGTCGAACTGGTACTCGTGGCTGCTTTCGCCATTCACATCTTCCTTGCTATCAAGTTGAAGATTGAAAACAAGAAGGCTCGTGGTGGAATCGAATACGAAGTCAACGCACGCAAGGGCAAGAAGACTTTCGCAACCTTCACCATGATCTGGTCTGGTCTCTTCATTCTCGGCTTCCTCATCCAGCACCTCATGATGCTCAAGTTCGGTGAGCACTATCTCTATGTGAACGACAAGGGCGAAATCATCCGCGACATGTGGCTCACCACGATCCAGATGTTTGCAAACCCGGGCTGGGCTGCATTCTATGTTGTTAGCATGTTCGTAATCGGCCTCCACCTCTTCCACGCCATCTCCTCTGCATTCCAGACGATGGGTATCGCTCACCAGAAGTGGACCCCGATTATCGATATCGCCGGTATCGTTTATAGCGTCGTCGTGGCACTTGGCTTCGGCATCACCGCTGTTGCCTCTTACTACCTCGCTAACCAGCCTGAAACCCAGGCTCTTATCGAAAAGTCCCGTAGTCTCCAGCCGCAGTACGAACAGCAGAAGAAGGCCAAGGCCGACAAGGCTGCTTTCGTCATTCCGTCTGTTGGCGAAGTACAAGTTTCTTTCAATATTGAAAAGTAA
- a CDS encoding peptidyl-prolyl cis-trans isomerase yields MKKALLAIFSFCTLVFTGCNSIGEKDTLVARVNGEPIYKEDYAFMMRVGNIVPNTEQMRKASGSLFSRKALYTVALQKSPELKEKLASHNVALENYLLTFVYQRLFSMDRLMYSDNELAFYYDKHRDQFPDSLAYMNLRDKIADAMYIESHKDSLKSFAMLHRNLADSTAEVEITDDIKESFVSDHRQRIVRETGPALLKKFNIQETKIEMPSAEEYYNRHPELYNTPMGYVVYHVESADSASLAKRFKGKKVDLNMFKKIASKYSENKETKKAKGYVGKVLLGHLLPYGIGFVSRMFMEFNSLEDGSISPIIRSESTGRYHVFYRESFVPPVRKPFDRVRKVIERDLATTANYELDSNYVLVTKNGEPAIREKDVIAVYDDNSAMLRSRRSHDQIVNALALQLAFASEAREVGLDHSWEYRAMKRQSDVDYVIKLYKHKVLTRVSVPEDSLKALYARMGNPAHPNMGYEESRAELSDWFVIPENLMKRTYYYAEEDYLPKTYEEAKKQVFESAYLTYRSGRWDKEVVTSWGTAKVDLFADNITLLPQEWSVDLAVRSADSLYAQAKSIEKAYLAWSGIRDRYVDIDSVARRATFELAHIFSDRENFNEAQREYRAFYKTWPDSPDAEKAMFSRGFILNENLHKDDEALKVFEEFKKLYPKSELNESVDWLVQNIKSNGKLADDLMKKIAAEE; encoded by the coding sequence ATGAAAAAAGCTTTGCTTGCGATTTTCTCTTTCTGTACCCTTGTATTTACAGGATGTAACTCCATTGGCGAGAAGGATACCCTTGTGGCCAGGGTGAACGGAGAACCCATCTACAAGGAAGACTATGCCTTCATGATGCGTGTGGGCAATATTGTCCCGAATACAGAACAGATGAGAAAGGCTTCGGGTTCTCTCTTTAGCCGCAAAGCTCTTTATACGGTCGCTCTTCAAAAGAGTCCTGAACTTAAGGAGAAGCTTGCTAGCCACAATGTGGCTCTGGAAAACTACCTTTTGACGTTTGTTTATCAGCGCCTGTTCTCGATGGACCGCTTGATGTACAGCGATAATGAACTGGCTTTCTATTACGATAAGCATCGCGACCAGTTCCCGGATTCCCTTGCCTACATGAATCTCCGTGATAAGATCGCTGATGCAATGTATATCGAGTCTCATAAGGATTCCCTGAAATCCTTTGCGATGTTGCACAGGAATCTGGCCGATTCTACAGCTGAAGTTGAAATTACGGATGATATTAAGGAAAGTTTTGTCTCGGACCATCGCCAAAGGATTGTTCGCGAAACAGGTCCCGCTCTTTTGAAAAAGTTCAATATCCAGGAAACAAAGATTGAGATGCCATCGGCGGAAGAGTACTATAACCGTCATCCTGAACTTTACAATACCCCGATGGGCTATGTCGTCTATCACGTTGAATCGGCGGATTCCGCATCTCTTGCAAAGCGTTTCAAGGGCAAGAAAGTCGATCTCAACATGTTCAAGAAAATCGCATCCAAGTATAGCGAAAACAAAGAAACTAAGAAGGCAAAAGGTTATGTCGGCAAGGTCTTGCTCGGCCATTTGCTCCCGTATGGGATTGGCTTTGTTTCGAGAATGTTTATGGAATTTAATTCTCTGGAAGACGGTTCTATTTCTCCGATCATTCGTTCTGAATCGACGGGGCGTTACCATGTCTTTTATCGCGAATCCTTTGTTCCGCCAGTTCGTAAACCGTTTGATCGCGTTCGCAAGGTTATTGAACGGGATCTTGCTACGACTGCAAATTACGAACTCGACTCGAACTATGTGCTTGTAACGAAAAACGGTGAACCCGCCATTCGTGAAAAGGATGTTATTGCTGTATATGATGACAATTCGGCGATGCTCCGTTCCCGTAGATCTCATGACCAGATTGTTAATGCTCTTGCGCTTCAGCTTGCATTTGCTTCGGAAGCTCGTGAAGTGGGGCTTGACCATTCTTGGGAATACCGTGCGATGAAACGCCAGAGCGATGTGGATTACGTTATTAAGCTTTACAAACATAAAGTCCTTACTCGAGTCTCGGTTCCCGAAGATTCCCTCAAGGCTCTGTATGCACGGATGGGGAACCCGGCTCACCCGAATATGGGCTACGAAGAATCTCGTGCGGAATTGAGTGACTGGTTCGTAATTCCTGAAAATCTCATGAAGAGAACCTATTACTATGCAGAAGAAGATTATTTGCCGAAAACCTACGAAGAGGCAAAGAAGCAGGTGTTCGAATCGGCTTATCTGACATACCGTTCTGGTCGTTGGGACAAGGAAGTTGTGACGTCCTGGGGTACGGCCAAAGTGGATTTGTTTGCAGATAACATAACACTTTTACCGCAGGAATGGTCCGTTGATCTTGCTGTGAGATCTGCGGATTCCCTCTATGCGCAGGCCAAAAGTATTGAAAAGGCTTATCTCGCCTGGTCTGGAATCCGCGACCGCTATGTGGACATTGATTCTGTAGCCCGCAGGGCGACTTTTGAACTTGCTCATATCTTTAGCGACAGGGAAAATTTCAACGAAGCTCAGCGCGAATACAGGGCCTTCTACAAGACTTGGCCGGATTCTCCGGATGCCGAAAAGGCGATGTTCAGCCGTGGATTCATCTTGAACGAAAACCTGCACAAGGATGATGAAGCGCTTAAGGTCTTTGAAGAATTCAAGAAGCTCTACCCGAAGAGCGAACTCAATGAATCAGTGGACTGGCTCGTTCAGAACATCAAGAGCAACGGCAAACTCGCCGATGATTTGATGAAAAAAATCGCAGCCGAAGAGTAA